The Geomonas ferrireducens genome includes a window with the following:
- a CDS encoding ABC transporter permease yields MPHCEEELIIEAGKAEGTYWRDLWRYRELFYFLAWRDILVRYKQTVIGVAWSVIRPLLTMVVFTVVFGKLAQLPSGRVPYPILVFAAMLPWQFFSSALTDSANSLVANGSMLSKVYFPRMVVPASAIIVSAVDFLVSFVILGLLMGVYRFVPDWRILALPLFFALACLASFGCGLWLAALSVKYRDFRLVLPFIVQFGLYVSPVGFSSDIIPGHWRLLYSINPMVGVIDGFRWALLGGEASLYLPGTLVSLLIAVLLFLCGVRYFRSTERVLADVI; encoded by the coding sequence ATGCCCCATTGTGAAGAAGAACTGATCATAGAGGCGGGAAAAGCCGAGGGGACCTACTGGCGCGATCTGTGGCGCTATCGAGAGCTCTTCTATTTTCTCGCCTGGCGGGACATCCTTGTGCGCTACAAACAGACCGTCATCGGCGTCGCCTGGAGCGTGATCCGGCCGCTTTTGACCATGGTGGTCTTCACGGTCGTTTTCGGCAAGCTGGCGCAACTCCCCTCGGGCCGGGTTCCCTACCCGATCCTGGTATTCGCCGCCATGCTCCCATGGCAGTTTTTCTCCAGCGCCCTCACCGACAGCGCCAACTCCCTGGTCGCCAACGGTTCCATGCTTAGCAAGGTCTACTTCCCAAGGATGGTCGTGCCCGCCTCGGCGATCATCGTGAGCGCGGTCGACTTCTTGGTATCGTTCGTCATCCTCGGCCTCCTCATGGGGGTGTACCGATTCGTCCCCGACTGGCGCATACTCGCCTTGCCGCTCTTCTTCGCACTGGCCTGCCTCGCCTCCTTCGGCTGCGGGCTGTGGCTTGCGGCTCTCAGCGTGAAGTATCGGGATTTCCGGCTCGTGCTTCCCTTTATCGTCCAGTTCGGCCTGTACGTCTCGCCGGTCGGTTTTTCCAGCGACATAATCCCTGGTCACTGGCGCCTCCTATACAGCATCAACCCGATGGTGGGAGTGATCGACGGTTTTCGTTGGGCGCTTTTGGGAGGGGAGGCCTCCCTGTACCTGCCCGGAACACTGGTATCCCTGTTGATCGCCGTGCTGTTGTTTCTTTGCGGCGTCCGGTATTTCCGGAGCACCGAGCGGGTGCTCGCCGACGTGATCTGA
- a CDS encoding glycosyltransferase family 39 protein: MTYLAKGVPANDRRQILFLIFVVLSLYVFAVSAPINLIDDAGILKFYRDPRLGFLDVVRPGSGYYYRPLISLSFYLDHLLLNQNSYLLHLENILVHAANTVLLFLLAKRMLPPASRMLPLVAALLFATHPVNVEAVNWIAGRTDPLALLFVLLSSLALLKGVEGARTGYTILSVLFLAAGVLAKETALLFVPGSFLLIRGWLFTRSEDPEAGRGARRQSRVLFLSYCGISLAFALLLLVRASSDGNSLSKLLSGGAERLADAVPLGLSLLGFYLKKLLFPWPLNFGIISVSRWYAVPALLSLSALFFLPRKNPHFHMVLIGLLFLAPALVVGVFDLAWTVVAERYLYLPCAFFCLGATGYLSQVTARVRRRGVLAAVVSLVLAIAAFASLQRTLIWQSNLALYRDTVAKSPDFAMLHNTLAVTLIQAGRLSEARHELNLASSLEPSALLKGLIRRNMFLIDLTGRSRQESRRFFNLYALDKSQEDTEILEAWKLTDDGLFKTLPAGAERDSVVEELIEVNQALYARKSDPFLLYNNGQLWLERGNRKRAAECFAESSHKAPEWAHYRVAAQKLAEKLGGGAI; encoded by the coding sequence TTGACATACTTGGCCAAGGGCGTGCCGGCAAACGATAGGCGGCAGATTCTATTTCTGATCTTTGTCGTCCTCTCCCTTTACGTATTTGCCGTATCGGCCCCCATAAACCTCATAGATGACGCCGGCATCCTCAAGTTCTACCGCGATCCCCGACTGGGGTTTCTCGACGTGGTCAGGCCCGGCTCCGGGTACTACTACCGGCCGCTCATCTCGCTCAGCTTCTACCTGGATCACCTCCTCCTGAACCAGAACAGCTATCTTCTCCACCTGGAGAACATCCTGGTTCACGCGGCGAACACGGTCCTGCTTTTCCTGCTTGCCAAGCGAATGTTGCCGCCCGCATCCCGCATGCTCCCCCTGGTCGCGGCCCTTCTTTTCGCAACCCACCCGGTGAATGTGGAGGCTGTAAACTGGATTGCCGGGCGGACCGACCCGCTGGCGCTTTTGTTCGTGCTTCTTTCCTCTCTTGCGCTTTTAAAGGGGGTGGAGGGGGCGCGGACGGGCTACACCATCCTTTCCGTGCTGTTTTTAGCAGCCGGCGTCCTCGCGAAAGAGACCGCCCTGCTCTTTGTGCCCGGTTCGTTTTTGCTGATCCGTGGATGGCTTTTCACCCGTTCGGAGGATCCCGAAGCGGGTCGTGGGGCGCGGCGGCAGTCGAGGGTTCTCTTTCTTTCCTACTGCGGGATCTCCCTTGCCTTTGCGCTCCTTCTTCTTGTGCGGGCGAGCAGCGACGGAAATAGCCTCTCGAAGCTCCTCTCCGGCGGCGCGGAGCGCCTGGCCGACGCGGTTCCTCTCGGTTTGAGCCTCCTCGGCTTTTACCTGAAGAAGCTTTTGTTCCCATGGCCCCTCAACTTCGGCATCATCTCGGTGTCGCGGTGGTACGCGGTGCCCGCGCTCCTCTCGCTTTCGGCCCTGTTTTTCCTGCCCCGGAAGAACCCTCATTTTCACATGGTGTTGATCGGCCTCCTGTTCCTGGCCCCCGCGCTGGTGGTGGGAGTCTTCGACTTAGCCTGGACCGTGGTCGCCGAGCGCTATCTCTATCTCCCGTGTGCGTTTTTCTGTCTGGGGGCAACCGGGTATCTGTCGCAGGTGACCGCACGCGTGCGGCGGCGCGGTGTGCTGGCGGCCGTGGTTTCTCTGGTCCTAGCCATCGCCGCCTTCGCCTCTTTGCAGAGAACCCTCATCTGGCAGAGCAACCTCGCCCTGTACCGCGACACAGTTGCCAAGTCTCCTGACTTCGCCATGCTGCACAACACCCTTGCCGTAACGCTGATTCAGGCCGGAAGGCTCTCCGAAGCCCGGCACGAGTTGAACCTCGCCTCCTCCCTGGAGCCAAGCGCACTGCTCAAGGGGCTGATCCGGAGGAACATGTTCCTTATCGACCTGACGGGGAGGTCGCGGCAGGAATCGCGACGCTTTTTCAACCTGTACGCTCTGGACAAATCGCAGGAGGATACCGAGATTCTGGAAGCGTGGAAGCTGACCGACGACGGACTGTTCAAGACGTTGCCGGCAGGCGCAGAGAGGGACTCGGTCGTCGAGGAGCTGATCGAGGTCAATCAGGCGCTTTACGCGCGGAAATCCGATCCATTCCTTTTGTACAACAACGGTCAGTTGTGGCTGGAGAGGGGCAACCGGAAACGTGCCGCCGAGTGCTTCGCAGAAAGTTCCCATAAGGCGCCAGAGTGGGCCCACTACAGGGTGGCGGCCCAAAAACTCGCTGAAAAACTAGGCGGAGGGGCTATATGA
- a CDS encoding class I SAM-dependent methyltransferase has protein sequence MKDKSVILLRRMLPFLEWCLAPFTLLSALLFALIRRGGIERMALTRRILLRVGVFPVTRHYYEPQFDHRWMRRPLDAERPLPGIDWNEQGQLELLRRFSFADELLEFPQRPRDGRIEFHYDNAMFPPGDAEILYGMVRHFRPKSIVEIGSGNSTLMALNALKKNAEEEEDYRCRHICIEPYEMPWLERTGVTVLRETVESVDRELFSTLEAGDILFVDSSHMIRPQGDVLAIYLEILPLLRPGVLVHVHDIFSPCDYPREWVVDEVKFWNEQYLLEAFLTLNRDFSVIAALNYLKSNHFELLCACCPVFARQQGGAPGSIWLMRN, from the coding sequence ATGAAGGATAAATCAGTCATCCTGCTGCGCCGGATGCTCCCTTTTTTGGAATGGTGCCTGGCCCCCTTCACGCTTTTGAGCGCACTTCTTTTCGCCCTGATCCGGAGGGGCGGGATCGAGCGGATGGCGCTTACCCGCAGAATCCTCCTCCGGGTCGGGGTCTTCCCCGTCACACGCCACTACTACGAACCGCAATTCGACCATCGCTGGATGCGTCGCCCGCTGGATGCCGAGCGCCCGCTCCCCGGCATCGACTGGAACGAGCAGGGGCAGCTTGAGCTTTTGCGCCGCTTCAGCTTTGCGGATGAACTGCTCGAGTTTCCTCAAAGGCCCCGCGACGGGCGTATCGAGTTCCATTACGACAACGCGATGTTCCCCCCCGGAGATGCAGAGATTCTCTACGGCATGGTGCGGCATTTCCGCCCCAAAAGCATCGTGGAGATCGGGAGCGGGAACTCCACCCTTATGGCGTTAAACGCGCTGAAGAAGAACGCTGAGGAAGAGGAAGACTACCGCTGCCGCCATATTTGCATCGAGCCGTACGAGATGCCATGGCTTGAGCGGACCGGCGTCACCGTGCTGCGCGAAACGGTGGAGAGCGTTGATCGCGAGCTGTTCTCGACCCTGGAGGCGGGGGACATCCTCTTCGTCGACTCGTCGCATATGATCAGGCCGCAGGGGGATGTGCTCGCCATTTACCTGGAGATCCTTCCTCTGCTGCGCCCAGGCGTTCTGGTTCACGTCCATGATATATTCTCGCCGTGCGACTACCCCAGGGAGTGGGTGGTAGACGAAGTGAAGTTCTGGAACGAGCAGTACCTCCTGGAGGCGTTCCTGACCCTCAACCGAGACTTCAGCGTGATCGCCGCGCTGAACTACCTGAAGTCGAATCACTTCGAGCTCCTATGTGCCTGCTGTCCGGTCTTCGCACGACAACAAGGGGGCGCTCCCGGCTCCATCTGGCTCATGAGGAATTAG
- a CDS encoding decaprenyl-phosphate phosphoribosyltransferase, with translation MTACWRLIRPHQWLKNLMIFFPAFLSGSIVQPGVAQRGVLPMIAFCLGSSATYVFNDLLDAPRDRNHPRKSRRPIASGMVRPRSAVIFALLLVVGALGIALLVPGIFPVLLVSYLLISVCYSLKLKDVAIVDIFCIAAGFILRLEAGGGTLGVTISEWLFLTVFLLSVFLSTGKRLCEQRGLGEGAGFHRKSLDGYPPGFLDIAMAMTGAAVLVTYTMYSLSKAYLIYTVPLCTFGLFRYALRVKAGEGGDPTEALLKDFPLFVTGLLWVIMVASGIYR, from the coding sequence ATGACCGCCTGCTGGAGACTCATACGGCCGCACCAGTGGCTGAAGAACCTGATGATCTTCTTCCCCGCATTTTTGTCCGGGAGCATCGTTCAACCCGGAGTAGCTCAGCGAGGGGTGCTCCCAATGATCGCCTTCTGTCTGGGATCCAGCGCCACCTATGTTTTCAACGACCTGCTAGACGCCCCCAGGGACCGCAACCACCCCAGGAAGAGCAGGCGCCCTATCGCCTCCGGTATGGTCAGGCCACGGTCGGCGGTAATCTTCGCGCTGCTGCTCGTCGTCGGCGCGTTAGGCATCGCTCTACTCGTTCCAGGGATTTTCCCCGTGCTCCTCGTGAGCTACCTGTTGATCTCCGTCTGCTATTCGCTGAAGTTGAAGGATGTTGCGATCGTTGACATTTTCTGCATCGCCGCCGGCTTCATCCTCAGGCTCGAGGCGGGGGGGGGGACCCTCGGTGTGACGATCTCCGAATGGCTCTTTCTCACCGTGTTCCTCCTTTCCGTGTTCCTCAGTACCGGCAAACGGCTGTGCGAACAGCGCGGATTGGGAGAGGGGGCTGGGTTCCACCGCAAGAGCTTGGATGGATACCCGCCGGGTTTCCTCGACATCGCCATGGCAATGACCGGGGCCGCGGTGCTCGTCACCTACACCATGTACTCCCTCTCCAAGGCGTACCTCATCTACACGGTGCCGCTTTGCACCTTCGGGCTTTTCCGTTACGCACTCAGGGTGAAGGCGGGGGAGGGGGGAGACCCGACTGAGGCACTTTTGAAGGATTTCCCGCTTTTCGTCACCGGCCTTCTCTGGGTGATCATGGTTGCCTCCGGGATCTACCGATGA
- a CDS encoding type IV pilin protein → MLNKLRSKKGFTLIELLIVVAIIGILAAIAIPQFSAYRQKAYNSASQSDLKNTKTSLESFYADNQCYPY, encoded by the coding sequence ATGTTAAACAAACTCAGAAGCAAAAAGGGCTTCACACTGATCGAGCTGCTGATCGTCGTTGCGATCATCGGTATTCTCGCAGCCATCGCGATCCCGCAATTCTCCGCGTACAGGCAGAAGGCTTACAACTCCGCTTCTCAGAGCGACCTGAAGAACACCAAGACCTCGCTCGAGTCCTTCTATGCGGACAACCAGTGCTACCCCTACTAA
- a CDS encoding glycosyltransferase family 2 protein produces the protein MKISVITICYNSACHIEKTIASVLSQSHPELEYVIVDGGSSDGTVEIIRDHAARDTRIRWVSEPDRGISDAMNKGVELATGEVIAHLHSDEYYLDREVLAEVAGIFRRSPDALWATGGFHFVDSKGRFLREIKVRRYFYWRLIHSNIILHPATFIRRDAFLAAGGFNLSVKYCMDYHLWLRLGIMGAPVPIRRAVACFGVHGGSRSLSQAEAAYAEEFKVRLDFLKSRSMWQFPYRLEYLVKKRLNRLFVRRLFAAADAPSEEAP, from the coding sequence ATGAAGATAAGCGTGATCACCATCTGCTATAACAGCGCCTGCCACATCGAAAAAACGATCGCGAGCGTCCTTTCGCAGTCCCACCCGGAGCTCGAGTACGTCATCGTCGACGGCGGATCGAGCGACGGCACCGTCGAGATCATCCGTGATCACGCGGCGCGGGACACGCGCATACGTTGGGTGTCCGAGCCCGACCGCGGCATTTCCGACGCCATGAACAAGGGTGTGGAACTCGCCACCGGGGAGGTGATTGCGCACCTGCACTCTGACGAGTATTACCTGGACCGGGAGGTGCTGGCCGAAGTGGCAGGAATCTTCCGCCGTTCTCCGGACGCACTCTGGGCCACCGGCGGGTTCCACTTCGTCGATTCGAAGGGGCGTTTTCTCAGGGAGATCAAGGTGCGCCGCTACTTTTACTGGAGGCTGATTCACTCGAACATCATACTGCACCCGGCCACCTTCATCAGGCGCGATGCCTTTCTCGCCGCCGGAGGTTTCAACCTTTCCGTCAAGTATTGTATGGACTACCACCTCTGGCTTAGGCTCGGAATCATGGGGGCCCCGGTTCCGATTCGACGGGCCGTCGCCTGCTTCGGCGTCCACGGCGGCAGCCGTTCGCTGTCCCAGGCCGAGGCTGCCTACGCAGAGGAGTTCAAGGTGCGCCTGGATTTTCTGAAGAGCCGCTCCATGTGGCAGTTTCCCTACCGGCTCGAGTACCTGGTCAAGAAGAGGCTTAATCGGCTCTTTGTGCGCAGGCTTTTCGCCGCGGCTGACGCACCCTCAGAGGAGGCCCCGTGA
- a CDS encoding glycosyltransferase family 2 protein: MSVYVVLVNYNGWRDTVECLESVFRSDLPGFRVVVCDNGSRDGSLDRIESWARENARLSAMGKTPFARYRRSEAESGGIHEESAPLVLIDCGDNLGFAGGNNVALRYALSRGDLDYAWLLNNDTVVAPDAMRRMVHRLEESGGSGLCGSTLLHYEASDRVQALGGGWYCKWLGLAWHLGRLGRWPARVERGRVEHRMSYPVGASLMASRDFIDAVGLMCEEYFLFFEELDWVLRAKGAFALCWAPESLVYHKVGASIGTSSNPARKSAVCDYWNARNRIFFTRRFFPEALPTVYLLLFGTLVTRLLLGRWSRAAMIARVLTGREGE, translated from the coding sequence ATGAGCGTTTACGTCGTCCTGGTCAACTACAACGGCTGGCGGGACACCGTCGAGTGCCTGGAGAGCGTTTTCCGCTCCGATCTTCCCGGATTCCGGGTGGTGGTCTGCGACAACGGGTCGCGGGACGGATCGCTGGACCGGATCGAATCATGGGCGCGGGAAAACGCCCGTCTTTCCGCTATGGGGAAGACCCCCTTTGCGCGTTACCGTCGGAGCGAGGCAGAGTCGGGCGGTATTCACGAGGAGTCCGCCCCCCTCGTCCTCATCGACTGCGGCGATAACCTGGGCTTTGCCGGCGGCAACAACGTGGCGCTGCGCTACGCCCTTTCCCGCGGCGATCTCGACTACGCCTGGCTACTCAACAACGACACCGTGGTGGCGCCGGACGCCATGCGGCGGATGGTGCACCGGCTCGAGGAGAGCGGGGGAAGCGGTCTGTGCGGATCGACGCTTTTGCATTACGAGGCCAGTGACCGGGTTCAGGCCCTTGGGGGGGGCTGGTACTGCAAGTGGCTCGGCCTCGCCTGGCACCTGGGGAGGCTCGGACGTTGGCCTGCGCGCGTCGAGCGCGGCCGCGTGGAACACCGCATGAGCTACCCAGTCGGTGCGTCGCTCATGGCGAGCCGTGACTTCATCGACGCCGTGGGGCTCATGTGTGAGGAGTACTTCCTCTTTTTCGAGGAGCTCGACTGGGTGCTGCGTGCCAAGGGGGCATTCGCGCTCTGCTGGGCGCCGGAGAGCCTGGTCTACCACAAGGTGGGTGCCAGCATCGGAACGAGCAGCAACCCGGCCCGAAAGAGCGCCGTCTGCGATTACTGGAACGCGAGGAATCGCATCTTTTTCACCAGACGCTTCTTTCCCGAAGCGCTGCCTACGGTTTACCTGCTTTTGTTCGGCACGCTCGTAACGCGGCTGCTACTCGGCAGGTGGTCTCGGGCGGCTATGATAGCGCGCGTTCTCACCGGGCGGGAAGGGGAATAA
- a CDS encoding ABC transporter permease has product MDTFQNLYRLSVASLVRDRLLYLVFSLAVLALVLIPPFSMFSMRQVQELSVTLCLSALSFFLLVVTVLTGSSSIWRDLEKRYAVSVLGLPLPRRDFVLGKFCAICTLLAVVSLLFAAGSFAAVKVSTALYPSEIPTQWGTFAIAVLFTYLKYVLLLSLAFVFSAVSTSFYFPFLASVAVFIAGSASQEVYEYMLGPYGERIAPTTKALTKGIYYLLPNFTAFDLSAQAIYSLPLVGGTLLLTLGYFVCYTGIMLCIAVWSFSRRELS; this is encoded by the coding sequence ATGGATACGTTTCAAAACTTGTATCGGCTGAGCGTCGCCTCGCTTGTGCGCGACCGCCTGCTCTATCTCGTCTTTTCCCTGGCTGTTCTTGCCCTCGTTTTGATTCCTCCTTTCAGCATGTTCTCGATGCGTCAGGTTCAGGAACTCTCGGTGACGCTGTGCCTCTCAGCGCTCTCCTTCTTCCTCCTGGTGGTCACAGTTCTTACCGGCTCCTCCTCAATCTGGCGAGACCTTGAGAAGCGCTACGCAGTCTCGGTTCTCGGGCTTCCGCTGCCCCGTCGGGATTTCGTGCTGGGTAAATTCTGCGCCATCTGCACGCTCTTGGCCGTCGTCTCGCTTTTGTTCGCCGCTGGATCGTTTGCCGCCGTCAAAGTCTCGACTGCTCTTTATCCGTCCGAAATCCCCACGCAATGGGGAACGTTCGCGATCGCCGTCCTCTTCACCTATTTGAAGTACGTTCTATTGTTGTCGCTCGCCTTCGTGTTCTCCGCGGTGAGTACCTCGTTCTATTTCCCGTTTCTTGCCTCGGTCGCGGTTTTCATCGCCGGCAGCGCGAGCCAAGAGGTGTACGAGTACATGCTCGGGCCCTACGGGGAACGCATCGCTCCCACGACCAAGGCCCTCACAAAGGGAATCTACTACCTTCTCCCGAATTTCACCGCCTTCGACCTCAGCGCCCAGGCGATATACTCGCTCCCCCTGGTTGGCGGCACCTTGCTCCTCACACTAGGCTACTTCGTCTGCTATACGGGCATCATGCTCTGCATTGCCGTCTGGAGCTTTTCCCGTCGAGAGCTGTCATGA
- a CDS encoding glycosyltransferase family 2 protein: protein MTGLRPKVSVVIPCYNHGIYLDEAVDSILAQSFDDFEIVIVNDGSTDPFTKDLLARYHRPKTRVLHTENAGVSSARNSGIAAARGEYILPLDADDRVAPSYIEKGVAILDTRPEVGIVYCDEQMFGERNDVWIMPEYDPVALLFDNHIFPSAFFRKSDWEKVGGYCSGFVYGWEDWDFWISMSSLKKEVTKIPELLYYYRIRSESRDHSMRFIHKLAMMSLIMLRHKRLYLKNLHHLMTKCFRLLATRLRGCSVY from the coding sequence GTGACCGGGTTGCGACCGAAGGTGTCGGTGGTGATTCCCTGCTACAACCACGGCATCTACCTCGACGAGGCGGTGGACTCCATCCTTGCACAAAGTTTTGACGACTTCGAGATCGTCATCGTCAATGACGGGTCCACCGATCCCTTCACTAAAGATCTCCTTGCGCGTTATCACCGCCCGAAAACGCGGGTCCTGCACACCGAAAACGCCGGCGTCTCCAGCGCGAGGAACAGCGGCATCGCAGCCGCCAGGGGGGAGTACATCCTTCCTCTCGATGCCGACGACCGCGTCGCCCCGAGCTACATCGAGAAGGGAGTCGCTATTCTCGATACCCGCCCCGAGGTGGGCATCGTTTATTGCGACGAGCAGATGTTCGGGGAGCGCAATGATGTCTGGATCATGCCCGAGTATGATCCGGTCGCGCTCCTCTTCGACAACCATATCTTTCCGTCCGCCTTTTTCAGGAAGAGCGACTGGGAGAAGGTGGGAGGATACTGTTCCGGCTTCGTCTACGGGTGGGAGGACTGGGACTTCTGGATCTCCATGTCCAGTCTGAAGAAAGAGGTGACAAAGATACCGGAGCTGCTGTACTATTACCGGATTCGCAGCGAGTCGCGCGATCATTCGATGCGGTTTATTCACAAGCTCGCCATGATGAGTCTCATCATGCTGAGACACAAAAGACTGTATCTGAAGAATCTTCATCACCTCATGACAAAATGCTTTCGACTCTTGGCAACCCGACTGCGCGGATGTTCCGTCTATTAA
- a CDS encoding sigma-54-dependent transcriptional regulator, with amino-acid sequence MQARILVVDDELSMREFLAILLDGEGFLVDQAESAEDALSFMARQHYDLVLSDVSMPGLGGLELLSRIKTGSPDTAVLMITAFTTAEQAVEAMKLGAYDYIGKPFKVEEVKVLVRKALEKRSLVQENKRLKAEVQERFGFSGLVGKSKQMREVYDLIGKVADSMANVLISGESGTGKELAAKAIHYNSPRKNAPFIAVNCGAIPETLIESELFGHTKGSFTGAIADRPGLFEQAEGGTLFLDEIGELPLLLQAKLLRVLQEREFRRVGGGVSLKADVRIVAASNRNLEEQVRGGGFREDLFYRLNVVQLRMPSLSERTEDIPVLVEHFYKKYSLWTGSGEIITPDALRALFNYPFPGNVRELENLVERCVVLGSRVIALECLPAAVREQRAAPACSGELEIPEEGMDLQAYLDCLEQKLLVQALEKCGGVKKHAAALLGMTFRSFRYRLAKFGMDEE; translated from the coding sequence ATGCAGGCCAGAATTTTGGTTGTAGATGACGAACTTAGCATGCGGGAATTTCTCGCCATTTTGCTCGATGGCGAAGGTTTCCTGGTGGACCAGGCGGAGAGCGCGGAGGACGCTCTTTCGTTCATGGCACGGCAACACTACGACCTCGTGCTGTCGGATGTCAGCATGCCCGGTCTCGGGGGACTCGAACTCCTGAGCCGGATCAAGACCGGCTCTCCGGATACCGCCGTGTTGATGATCACCGCGTTTACCACTGCGGAGCAGGCGGTGGAAGCGATGAAACTCGGCGCGTACGATTACATCGGCAAGCCCTTCAAGGTCGAAGAAGTGAAGGTGCTGGTCCGCAAAGCTTTGGAAAAACGGAGCCTCGTCCAGGAAAACAAGCGGCTAAAGGCCGAGGTGCAGGAGCGTTTCGGTTTCAGCGGGCTTGTCGGCAAAAGCAAGCAGATGCGAGAGGTATACGATCTCATCGGCAAGGTGGCCGACAGCATGGCCAACGTTCTCATCAGCGGCGAGAGCGGCACCGGCAAGGAGCTTGCGGCTAAGGCGATCCACTACAACAGCCCGAGGAAAAATGCCCCCTTCATAGCAGTGAATTGCGGCGCCATACCGGAGACTCTGATCGAGAGCGAACTTTTCGGCCATACCAAAGGGAGCTTCACCGGAGCCATCGCGGATCGCCCCGGCCTCTTCGAGCAGGCCGAGGGAGGGACCCTCTTCCTGGATGAGATCGGCGAACTTCCTCTGTTGCTCCAGGCGAAGCTTTTGCGCGTGCTCCAGGAGCGTGAATTCCGCAGAGTCGGCGGTGGAGTTTCCTTGAAGGCCGACGTGCGCATCGTCGCCGCCTCCAATCGCAACCTCGAAGAGCAGGTGCGGGGGGGAGGCTTCCGGGAGGACCTCTTTTATCGTCTGAACGTAGTTCAGCTCCGTATGCCTTCACTCAGCGAACGCACCGAGGACATTCCCGTGCTCGTGGAGCACTTCTATAAGAAGTACTCGCTCTGGACCGGTTCCGGGGAGATCATAACGCCGGACGCTTTGCGCGCTCTGTTCAACTACCCCTTCCCCGGCAATGTTCGGGAACTTGAAAATCTGGTGGAGCGCTGCGTCGTGCTAGGCTCCAGGGTGATCGCCCTCGAATGCCTCCCCGCGGCGGTGCGTGAGCAACGCGCCGCTCCGGCCTGCTCCGGAGAGTTGGAAATTCCCGAAGAGGGAATGGACCTGCAGGCCTACCTGGACTGTCTCGAACAGAAGCTCCTCGTACAGGCTCTGGAAAAGTGCGGCGGCGTGAAAAAGCATGCCGCCGCCCTGCTAGGGATGACCTTTCGTTCCTTCCGCTACCGTTTGGCGAAATTCGGCATGGACGAGGAGTAG
- a CDS encoding ABC transporter ATP-binding protein — MKALAISNLSKEYRAKKFGKVQALKDLSLEVEAGEIFGFLGPNGAGKSTTIKVVMGLVRPGTGSVSVFGKSVDDAASRRRIGYLPENPSFYDFLTAREYLGFVGRTFGMTDDAIRTESAKVLELLDLAAAADRPIGGYSKGMVQRLGLAQAMLHDPDLYILDEPMSGLDPVGRSLVKEIIKDLKRRGKAVFFSTHITADIEIVCDRVGIVAAGELRSVDSVANILQSGVEGYEIEVNRSGELQSLQVGTENLQPYLAELIANGAVIERIEPVRKDMEAFFLDILGQGRAGKR; from the coding sequence ATGAAAGCACTGGCAATTTCGAACCTTTCCAAGGAGTACCGCGCCAAAAAATTCGGGAAGGTGCAGGCGCTCAAAGACCTGTCGTTGGAGGTCGAGGCGGGAGAGATCTTCGGTTTCCTGGGGCCTAACGGCGCCGGCAAGAGCACCACCATCAAAGTGGTCATGGGACTCGTGCGTCCAGGCACGGGATCGGTATCCGTCTTCGGCAAATCCGTCGACGACGCCGCATCCCGCCGCCGGATCGGGTACCTCCCCGAGAATCCTTCCTTCTACGATTTCCTCACCGCCCGCGAATATTTGGGGTTCGTCGGCAGGACCTTCGGCATGACCGACGACGCGATCAGGACGGAATCCGCCAAGGTGCTTGAGCTTCTGGATCTGGCCGCCGCCGCCGATCGCCCCATCGGCGGCTACAGCAAGGGTATGGTACAGCGGCTGGGTCTGGCCCAGGCAATGCTGCACGACCCCGACCTCTACATCCTGGACGAGCCGATGAGCGGTCTCGACCCCGTCGGGAGGTCGCTGGTCAAAGAGATCATCAAGGATCTGAAGAGGCGGGGCAAGGCTGTCTTTTTCAGCACACACATCACGGCAGACATAGAGATCGTCTGCGACAGGGTCGGGATAGTCGCCGCCGGAGAGCTGAGGTCCGTTGACAGTGTGGCCAATATCCTGCAAAGTGGCGTGGAAGGCTACGAGATAGAAGTTAACCGGTCCGGTGAGTTGCAGAGTCTGCAGGTCGGAACGGAAAACCTGCAACCGTACTTGGCGGAGCTTATCGCAAACGGCGCCGTTATAGAGCGTATCGAACCGGTGCGCAAGGACATGGAGGCGTTCTTCCTTGACATACTTGGCCAAGGGCGTGCCGGCAAACGATAG